The DNA sequence CCGCGACCTGTTCTGGGCGCACTGGCTGGTGCTCTTCAGCACCTCCTGTTTCGCGAACGTGCTCGGCCTGAACGTGAGCGCCAGCTTCAACAGCGCCAAGGTGATCTACATCATGATCCCTGTGCTGATCATCCCGCAGCTGCTCTTCAGCGGCATCATCGTGAAGTTCGACAAGCTGCATCCCTGGTTCGCCTCGGAGCGCAGTGTGCCCTGGATCGGCAACATCATGGCCTCTCGCTGGGCCTACGAAGCGCTCGCCGTGACGCAATTCATGGAGAACGCCTACGAGCGTGAATTCTACCGGCACGACCAGCGCATGCGCACGGCCAACTGGAAGAAGGACCTTTGGGCGCGCGAGCTGCTGAACCGTTCGGCCGATGTGCGCCGCGCGCTGCGCGAGGGCAGGCCGGTGGAGGAGGCTTCCGCGGACCTCGATCTGCTGCGCACCGAACTGGCCCACGAGAGCGCGTCCCTGGAAGGGTTCAATTTCGACGGGATCGAACGGTTGCGCCCGGGCCGTGTGACGGACGCCGTGCTGGACGACGCCGATGCCGCGCTGAACACCCTGATCGCGCACTATCGCCGCACCTTCAAGGAGGCCGAGAAGGAGAAGGAAGGGCGCATCGCGGAGATGACCGGGGACCCCGCCGCACGCACCGCCTATTTCCGGCTGTACGACCAGCACCGCAACGAGGGTCTGGCCGAAGTGGTCACCAACAAGAATGATGTGAACGTGATCGTGGAGTACCGCGGGGGGCTGGTGCGCAAGAGCGACCCCATCTACCTGGAACCCGCGCGCGGCGGATTCTTCGCGGCCCACTTCTACGCTCCGTCCAAATGGCTCATGGGCCGGCGCCTGCCCACGCTCTGGGCCAACGTGGGCATGCTCTGGACCATGTCCCTGCTGTTGGGCCTTGCCTTGTACCTGGAGTGGTTCCCGCGCGCGATGGCCTGGATGCCCGGCCGCAAGGGGAGTTGACCGGCGTGCCTAAGCGCCGCCGTCCACCTCGGCGATCTCGATCATGCGGAAGGGCACATTGATGATGCCCGCGTAGTCCTCGCCCGCCTCCAGCATGTCCTCGTCGTCGCGCTCGTAGTGCCATAGCACGGCCGTTTCGTTCCCGGCCATGCGGATCGCCTCCAGCTTCTTGAAGACGTCCAGGATGCACTTCGATGAGCTGGTGTTGAAGTATTCGAGCTGCACATGCAGGGCGGTCTTGCTCTTCACCCCGCGTGAGTAGCGGTCCAGCCAATCGATCAATGGCTTGTAGAAGTCGATGGAGTTCTCCGGAATGGAGCGGCCCTTGATCTCGAGCAGGCCGGTCTCGGCGTCGAAGCGGATCGAGGGGGTCTTGGCGGTCCCTTCGATCACAAGAGGTCCCATGGTGGCCATGTGGTGCTAGGTGGTGACGTTGACGTTGAGGCTGAAGAAGGCGTTGTCGGTATCGAAGGGCACGAAGCCGTATTCCAGCTTGCCACCGCTCTTGCGCGCGATGTCGATCATGCCCAGGCCACCGCCGCCATGCAGGCTGAACTGGCCATTGCTGAGACGTTCCCGGTAGAGGTCGCGAAGCTGGTCGGCGGCCAGGTTGTTGATCCGGTCCAGATGGGATCGGAGCTGGTCCACATCCGCGCCGGCCATGAAATTCCCGGTGAGCACCGAGTAGCCGTTCTCGGACTGGACGATCATCACCACGCCATGGGGTTCATCGGTGGGGCTGGCCTGGCCATCGCTCACCTTGAGGCGCGCGTTGTGGTGGAAGAGGTTCTGCAGGCACTCCATCACCACGTTGAAAACGCGCTTGCGCGCGCGCGGGTCGGGCTCGATGATCTCCATCTTCCGCTCCACCAGCCCCAGCAGCGCGGTGACCAGATCGCCGGTCAGATCGCCTTTGAAGGAGAGCATCACGCGCTGACGCTCCATTTCGTCGTAGAGGTCGTAGATCCTGTCGAGCATGCGGAACGATCGAGGGGCGTTGAGGGGACCGTCAGGCAAAACAAGCCGCGACCGGCCGCGAGCAAGGCCCGTGGATGGTGGAGTTATCCACGTACTTGTCAACCCGCCTTCGGATGATGCCCTACATTGGCGGCCCTTTCCAAGCACCTGCGATGAGCTGGTCCACGCCCTGGTTCGATTCGCGCTACTACGAATTGCTGTATGGCCACCGCGATGAGCGCGATGCGGCCCTATGGGTGGAGGCCATCCTGGCCCGTTGGCGGCTGCCGGCCGGCAGCCGGGTGCTGGACATGGCCTGCGGCAGGGGGCGGCACGCCCGGTGCCTGGTAATGGCCGGCATGCGGGTCACGGGCATCGATCTGTCACCTGCCAGCATCATCGCTGCCCGCGAGCGCGTCCCTGAGGCCGAGTTCCATGTGCACGACATGCGGGAGCCGATCCCAGGTGCCGAGTTCGATGCGGCGATCTGCCTGTTCACGAGCATCGGCTACACCGCGGCACCAGAGGATGATCTGCGTGTGCTTCGATCCGCGCACACCATGCTGGCCAGGGGTGGCCATTTCGTGCTGGATTTCATGAACACCCCCAGGGTGCTTGGGAACGTGATGCCCGATGAGGACCGGCTGATCGCGGGTGTGCGCTTCCATACCGAACGGCGGCAGGAGAATGGCACGCTGGTGAAAAGCATCACCGTGGATGACGATGGCCGTATGCATCGCTTCGAGGAGCGGGTTCGCCTGCTGCGGCCCTCCCAATTGGAGTGCTTGGCCGAGGAAGCCGGGCTTGTGGTGGTGGACCGCACCGATGGCCCCCGCCTGGACCCCTTCGATCCGCTTCGTTCCGATCGCTTTGTGCTCTGGACCACCAAGGAAACCGCATGATCGAGGTCATCGCCATACTCTTCTTCGTGCTGCCCCTGTTGGCCGGTGGCCTCGTCCGCATTTTCCGGCCGCAGGCGGACCACCTGCGTCTGCTGCTGGCTTTCAGTGGCGCCTTTCTGCTGGCCGTGGTGTTCCTGCACATGCTGCCCGACCTCTATGGCGAAGGACATGGGGGGGTGGGGTCCTGGGTATTGGCCGGGTTCCTGCTCCAGGTGGCGCTGGAGTATTACAGCCGGGGCATCGAGCATGGGCACCTGCACGCCACCACGGGCCAGGCCCTGCCGCTGCTCACCCTGTTGAGCCTTTGCATCCATTCCTTCGTGGAGGGCATGCCTTTCGCCGATGCTGGCGTGGCCGCGAACAGGCCTTTCGTGGCCGGGGTGCTCCTGCACAAGATGCCCATGGCCATCGCCCTGGCCACGGTGCTGCTGCGCTCGGGAAGTGGACGTTCCTACAGTTGGATCGTACTCCTCGTTTTCGCCGCCGCCGCTCCAGCGGGCATCCTGGTGGGCTGGCTGGCCGCCGACAGCATGGGCGGGGACATCCTCCACCGCTTGCTGGGGCTGGCGATCGGCATGCTGCTGCACATCGGCGCCACCATCATCTTCGAAAGCGCGCCCGAGCATCGCATGCGTCGCGATAGGGCCCTGGCCGTGTTGCTGGGTGTGCTGCTCGCCGCCTTGTCCAGCCATTGATCCTCGCGCCGCGTTGGATACCAAGAATATGGAGCTGCGCGCCTGACCGCACCCATTGACTCAGGCCCCCCCGATCGCGGTACTTTGCACTACGGCGCGGAACCTGCGGCAACGAGAGGCAGCGGAGGTGCGTCACCAAAGCGGCAACACCAGGCCATGATCGCCGAAACACGCCTATTTCTTCGTTTGGGGATCCTATCCTTCGCCGGACTATTGTTCTACTACATGCACCTGTTCTTCGGGGTGATGGAGAACGTGCTCCTTTTCAAGGTCCTGGCGGTGACCTTCCTGCTGGCCACCGTTCCCCTGCCCATCATCGCCATCAACAACAAGAAACTCTTCCCGGAACTCACCCCCAATGGCCGCATGGTGCTGAAGCTGGCCACCACCTTGTTGCTCTTCCACCATTTTCTCATGACGTTCATCTTCGTCATGTTCCTCAAGGGCGAAGTGGTGTTGTAGTTCCTGCGGGCCATTCGCGCCCGCCTTTCGGTGTTATTTCGTGGCATGTGTCTGCTGGTGCTGGCCCATCGGGTGCACACCCGTTACCCCTTGGTGGTGGCGGCCAACCGGGATGAGTTCCTGGAGCGGCCCTCGGCCGGCGCGCACTTCTGGGCCGATCATCCGGGGATCCTGGCGGGCCGCGATCTGCGGGCGGGTGGTACCTGGATGGGGCTGAGCCGGCAA is a window from the Flavobacteriales bacterium genome containing:
- a CDS encoding ZIP family metal transporter, with translation MIEVIAILFFVLPLLAGGLVRIFRPQADHLRLLLAFSGAFLLAVVFLHMLPDLYGEGHGGVGSWVLAGFLLQVALEYYSRGIEHGHLHATTGQALPLLTLLSLCIHSFVEGMPFADAGVAANRPFVAGVLLHKMPMAIALATVLLRSGSGRSYSWIVLLVFAAAAPAGILVGWLAADSMGGDILHRLLGLAIGMLLHIGATIIFESAPEHRMRRDRALAVLLGVLLAALSSH
- a CDS encoding DUF1987 domain-containing protein — encoded protein: MGPLVIEGTAKTPSIRFDAETGLLEIKGRSIPENSIDFYKPLIDWLDRYSRGVKSKTALHVQLEYFNTSSSKCILDVFKKLEAIRMAGNETAVLWHYERDDEDMLEAGEDYAGIINVPFRMIEIAEVDGGA
- a CDS encoding SiaB family protein kinase, with protein sequence MLDRIYDLYDEMERQRVMLSFKGDLTGDLVTALLGLVERKMEIIEPDPRARKRVFNVVMECLQNLFHHNARLKVSDGQASPTDEPHGVVMIVQSENGYSVLTGNFMAGADVDQLRSHLDRINNLAADQLRDLYRERLSNGQFSLHGGGGLGMIDIARKSGGKLEYGFVPFDTDNAFFSLNVNVTT
- a CDS encoding class I SAM-dependent methyltransferase, whose amino-acid sequence is MSWSTPWFDSRYYELLYGHRDERDAALWVEAILARWRLPAGSRVLDMACGRGRHARCLVMAGMRVTGIDLSPASIIAARERVPEAEFHVHDMREPIPGAEFDAAICLFTSIGYTAAPEDDLRVLRSAHTMLARGGHFVLDFMNTPRVLGNVMPDEDRLIAGVRFHTERRQENGTLVKSITVDDDGRMHRFEERVRLLRPSQLECLAEEAGLVVVDRTDGPRLDPFDPLRSDRFVLWTTKETA